The proteins below are encoded in one region of Amycolatopsis acidiphila:
- the mce gene encoding methylmalonyl-CoA epimerase, whose protein sequence is MDDALKTLVTTIDHVGIAVPDLDAAIDFYAENFGMRATHTEVNEEQGVREAMLHAPGDESGPAIQLLAPLRPDSTIAKFLDSKGPGLQQVAYRVQDVEAAAETLRAKGLRLLYDKAKRGTSNSRVNFVHPKDAGGVLVELVEPAK, encoded by the coding sequence ATGGATGACGCGCTGAAAACGCTCGTGACCACCATCGATCACGTCGGCATCGCCGTGCCGGACCTCGATGCGGCGATCGATTTCTACGCGGAGAACTTCGGCATGCGCGCCACGCACACCGAGGTCAACGAGGAGCAGGGCGTCCGCGAGGCGATGCTGCACGCGCCGGGCGACGAGTCCGGCCCGGCGATCCAGTTGCTCGCGCCGCTGCGGCCCGACTCGACGATCGCGAAGTTCCTCGACAGCAAGGGCCCCGGGCTGCAGCAGGTCGCCTACCGGGTGCAGGACGTGGAAGCAGCCGCGGAAACTTTGCGCGCCAAGGGTTTGCGCCTGCTCTACGACAAGGCCAAGCGTGGCACCTCGAACAGCCGGGTCAACTTCGTGCATCCCAAGGACGCCGGCGGCGTGCTGGTGGAACTGGTCGAGCCCGCTAAGTAG
- a CDS encoding acetyl-CoA C-acetyltransferase yields the protein MSGSVILGAARTPIGRLLGSLKDFSGAQLGGVAIKAALERAGVAPEAVQYTIMGQVLTAGAGQIPARQAAVAAGIPMDVPALTINKVCLSGLDAIALADQLIRAGEFDLVVAGGQESMTQAPHLLPKSRSGFKYGDTTLVDHMAYDGLFCAFDQVAMGSSTEKHNSRYGITREQQDEFSARSHRRAAAAIASGVFKEEIAPVSIPQRKGEPVVFDTDEGVRGDTTAEGLAKLRPAFAPDGTITAGSSSQISDGAAAVVVASREKAEELGITPLAEIGAHGVVAGPDASLHEQPSNAIKAALAKAKLDVSALDLVEINEAFAAVGVVSSQKLGLDTDRVNVNGGAIALGHPIGASGARLAVHLINELRRRGGGLGAAALCGGGGQGDALLLRVPSA from the coding sequence GTGTCCGGTTCGGTGATCCTGGGGGCCGCGCGTACCCCGATCGGTCGACTGCTGGGTTCCCTGAAGGACTTCTCCGGTGCGCAGCTGGGCGGGGTGGCGATCAAGGCCGCGCTCGAGCGGGCCGGCGTCGCGCCGGAAGCCGTGCAGTACACGATCATGGGCCAGGTGCTCACCGCCGGCGCCGGCCAGATCCCGGCCCGGCAGGCCGCGGTCGCGGCCGGCATCCCGATGGACGTGCCCGCGCTGACCATCAACAAGGTATGCCTGTCCGGCCTCGACGCCATCGCGCTGGCCGACCAGCTGATCCGCGCGGGCGAGTTCGACCTGGTCGTGGCGGGCGGCCAGGAGTCGATGACCCAGGCGCCGCACCTGCTGCCGAAGTCGCGCTCGGGCTTCAAGTACGGCGACACGACGCTGGTGGACCACATGGCCTACGACGGACTGTTCTGCGCGTTCGACCAGGTCGCCATGGGCTCCTCCACCGAGAAGCACAACTCGCGCTACGGCATCACCCGCGAGCAGCAGGACGAGTTCTCCGCGCGCTCGCACCGGCGGGCTGCGGCCGCGATCGCCTCCGGCGTGTTCAAGGAGGAGATCGCCCCCGTCTCGATTCCGCAACGCAAGGGCGAACCGGTCGTCTTCGACACCGACGAGGGCGTCCGCGGCGACACGACGGCCGAGGGCCTGGCGAAGCTGCGTCCCGCGTTCGCCCCCGACGGCACCATCACCGCGGGCTCCTCCTCGCAGATCTCCGACGGAGCGGCGGCGGTCGTCGTGGCCAGCCGGGAGAAGGCCGAGGAGCTGGGCATCACCCCGCTCGCCGAGATCGGCGCGCACGGCGTGGTCGCGGGTCCGGATGCCAGCCTGCACGAGCAGCCGTCGAACGCGATCAAGGCCGCGTTGGCGAAGGCGAAGCTCGACGTAAGCGCGCTGGACCTGGTGGAGATCAACGAGGCGTTCGCCGCGGTGGGTGTCGTGTCCAGTCAGAAGCTCGGCCTGGACACGGACAGGGTCAACGTCAACGGCGGTGCGATCGCGCTCGGGCACCCCATCGGCGCTTCCGGCGCCCGGCTGGCCGTGCACCTGATCAACGAGCTGCGCCGCCGCGGCGGCGGCCTCGGCGCGGCCGCCCTGTGCGGCGGCGGCGGTCAGGGCGACGCGCTGCTGCTGAGGGTTCCCTCCGCTTAG
- a CDS encoding SPW repeat protein, with amino-acid sequence MAETSTRAWMRPHDWAEVVLGVVAVLSFLWVDTDNAVMWTMIVLGALIALDGLLSLAMPGLVYGEGLQIVLGALLFISPWVMSYTDLTAASWSAWIIGGLTAIAGAAALPVANASHGRMAGQH; translated from the coding sequence ATGGCCGAAACCTCGACGCGTGCATGGATGCGTCCGCACGACTGGGCCGAGGTCGTACTGGGAGTGGTGGCGGTGCTGTCCTTCCTGTGGGTGGACACCGACAACGCCGTCATGTGGACGATGATCGTGCTGGGCGCGCTGATCGCGCTCGACGGTCTGCTGTCGCTGGCGATGCCGGGACTGGTCTACGGCGAAGGGCTGCAGATCGTGCTCGGCGCACTGCTGTTCATCTCGCCCTGGGTGATGAGCTACACGGATCTGACCGCCGCTTCGTGGTCGGCGTGGATCATCGGCGGGCTGACCGCGATCGCGGGCGCCGCGGCGCTGCCGGTCGCGAACGCCAGCCACGGCAGGATGGCGGGCCAGCACTGA
- a CDS encoding universal stress protein: MAAYQTVVVGTDGSDSSFRAVDRAAAVTADSGAQLVIVCAYYPASRGDVEKAQDVLRDEAYQVVGSAPAEDTLQSARDRAAKQGAANVETIAVLGEPVEALRKVVSERSADLLVVGNRGLNTLTGRILGSVPSEAARKSGVDVLIVHTT; this comes from the coding sequence ATGGCGGCTTACCAGACTGTTGTAGTAGGTACGGACGGTTCGGACTCGTCTTTTCGCGCGGTCGACCGCGCGGCGGCGGTGACGGCGGACTCGGGCGCGCAGCTCGTGATCGTCTGCGCGTACTACCCGGCCAGCCGCGGCGATGTCGAGAAGGCGCAGGACGTGCTCCGCGACGAGGCCTACCAGGTGGTCGGTTCCGCTCCCGCGGAGGACACGCTGCAGTCCGCCCGCGACCGCGCGGCGAAGCAGGGCGCGGCGAACGTCGAGACCATCGCGGTCCTCGGTGAGCCGGTGGAGGCGCTGCGCAAGGTCGTCTCGGAACGCTCGGCGGACCTGCTCGTCGTCGGCAACCGGGGGCTCAACACGCTCACCGGCCGCATCCTGGGCTCGGTGCCCTCGGAGGCGGCGCGCAAGTCCGGGGTCGACGTGCTGATCGTCCACACGACGTAG
- a CDS encoding MBL fold metallo-hydrolase, which yields MTVEVGVSGGETLDFGGGAEVIAVPGHTEGSIQDRARTAESFRRPAALDVDTACFGHGDPTRRAARGSGPARCRRG from the coding sequence ATGACCGTCGAGGTGGGCGTGTCCGGCGGGGAGACCCTGGACTTCGGCGGCGGGGCCGAGGTGATCGCCGTGCCCGGGCATACCGAGGGGAGCATCCAGGACCGCGCCCGCACGGCCGAGTCGTTCCGCCGCCCGGCCGCACTGGACGTGGACACGGCCTGCTTCGGCCACGGCGACCCGACTCGTCGGGCGGCGCGGGGAAGCGGCCCCGCGAGGTGCCGGAGGGGTTGA
- a CDS encoding NAD(+)/NADH kinase — MVPVERIGLVVHGGKEVALAAAREVRRWAAAHDIPCADIDVWDDVHGHRLNAREEAARAGSPDLIVTVGGDGTFLRGVRVAGPTGALVLGVNVGRVGFLTEVSTNDLTNALDAVHRGEMTVDARMTLTMRASRPLEIPDGMEAMLRYGRGPMLPPPHVRPGMNSAAGWGVPLDVLALNDIVAEKLARDRQASLAVYVGGKLFASYSADALIVASSTGSTAYSFAAGGPIVSPHLDALVFTPVAAHMVFNRSVVLDSSQRVGILVLEHSGQVAVSVDGQLRGVLDPGDWITVYGAPKRSKLVRLSEPDFLGKVRDRFGLVDSAAALADGRPPAYAPNEPVPPDLAHPGPAEGD; from the coding sequence ATGGTGCCTGTCGAGCGGATCGGTCTCGTCGTTCACGGCGGCAAGGAGGTGGCCCTCGCGGCGGCCAGGGAGGTGCGGCGCTGGGCGGCGGCGCACGACATCCCGTGTGCCGACATCGACGTGTGGGACGACGTCCACGGCCACCGCCTCAACGCCAGGGAAGAGGCGGCGCGGGCCGGCAGCCCCGACCTGATCGTCACCGTCGGCGGGGACGGGACGTTCCTGCGCGGGGTGCGGGTCGCCGGGCCGACCGGCGCGCTGGTGTTGGGGGTGAACGTCGGGCGTGTCGGGTTTCTCACCGAGGTGAGCACGAACGACCTGACCAACGCGCTGGACGCGGTGCACCGCGGCGAGATGACCGTCGACGCCCGGATGACGCTGACCATGCGTGCGTCGCGGCCGCTGGAGATCCCGGACGGGATGGAGGCGATGCTGCGGTACGGGCGCGGGCCGATGCTGCCGCCGCCGCACGTGCGGCCGGGGATGAACAGCGCGGCCGGCTGGGGGGTGCCGCTGGACGTGCTGGCGCTCAACGACATCGTGGCGGAGAAGCTCGCGCGGGACCGGCAGGCCAGCCTCGCGGTGTACGTCGGCGGGAAGCTCTTCGCGTCCTACTCGGCCGACGCGCTGATCGTGGCGTCGTCGACCGGCTCGACGGCGTACAGCTTCGCCGCGGGCGGGCCGATCGTGTCGCCGCATCTGGACGCGCTGGTGTTCACGCCGGTCGCCGCGCACATGGTGTTCAACCGGAGCGTGGTGCTCGACAGCTCGCAGCGGGTGGGGATCCTGGTGCTGGAGCACTCGGGCCAGGTGGCGGTGAGCGTGGACGGGCAGCTGCGCGGGGTGCTCGACCCGGGCGACTGGATCACTGTGTACGGCGCGCCCAAGCGCTCGAAGCTGGTGCGCTTGTCGGAGCCGGACTTCCTGGGCAAGGTGCGGGACCGCTTCGGCCTGGTCGACTCGGCGGCGGCGCTCGCGGACGGCCGGCCGCCGGCCTACGCCCCGAACGAGCCGGTGCCGCCGGACCTCGCCCACCCGGGCCCGGCGGAGGGGGACTAG
- a CDS encoding GrpB family protein codes for MEVVPHDPRWITAALAERESLAAVLGPWLVDGVEHVGSTAVPGLAAKPIVDLMASVTDAAAVAAEAASRLAAAGWHFVPPELDGRPWRRFFVKPDATGRRRAAHLHLVASGHPRWADQLAFRDLLRRDGNVAERYEQLKLGLAKRHGHDREAYSRAKGEFIARALA; via the coding sequence GTGGAAGTCGTCCCCCACGACCCGCGGTGGATCACCGCGGCCCTCGCCGAACGCGAGTCGCTGGCCGCGGTTCTCGGGCCGTGGCTGGTCGACGGCGTCGAACATGTCGGCTCCACGGCCGTACCCGGGCTCGCGGCCAAGCCGATCGTCGACCTGATGGCCTCCGTCACCGACGCTGCGGCAGTGGCAGCTGAGGCAGCGAGCCGACTCGCGGCGGCGGGGTGGCATTTCGTGCCACCGGAACTGGACGGGCGGCCGTGGCGGCGGTTCTTCGTCAAGCCGGACGCCACCGGCCGCCGTCGGGCGGCCCACCTGCACCTGGTCGCCTCCGGCCACCCCCGGTGGGCGGACCAGCTCGCCTTCCGGGACCTGCTGAGGCGGGACGGCAACGTGGCCGAGCGGTACGAACAACTCAAGCTCGGCCTCGCGAAGCGACACGGGCACGATCGCGAGGCCTACTCGCGAGCGAAGGGCGAGTTCATCGCCCGGGCGCTCGCCTAG
- a CDS encoding adenylate/guanylate cyclase domain-containing protein: MDQERLERILLGGERRYTRLEVAEKAGVPIERATRLWRALGFATVADDQVVFTDADVEAVRTADQLISSGLLDPRVETSVTRALGQHLSRLAEWQVSMLWTLITENEELGRDDRQVALLVERLVPELQRVQDFVWRRHLAAFAGRALASPEEDLEARTEVAGFVDMVGYTRLTRRIGEAELSGILERFEALATEVVAEHRGRIVKMIGDEVLFVADSPVDAAEIALSLTERTSADPELPEVRAGLAAGRILSRFGDVYGSVVNLAARLTSIARPGTILVDRELARDLASARGYSVRPRRPASVRGYARLRPYALRRA, from the coding sequence GTGGACCAAGAGCGCCTCGAACGCATCCTACTCGGCGGCGAGCGCCGGTACACGCGGCTGGAGGTCGCCGAGAAGGCGGGCGTGCCCATCGAACGGGCGACCCGCTTGTGGCGCGCGCTCGGCTTCGCCACGGTCGCGGACGACCAGGTGGTGTTCACCGACGCCGACGTGGAGGCGGTGCGCACGGCCGACCAGCTGATCTCGTCGGGGTTGCTGGACCCCCGCGTCGAGACCTCGGTGACCCGCGCGCTGGGGCAGCACCTCTCGCGGCTGGCGGAGTGGCAGGTGTCCATGTTGTGGACGCTGATCACGGAGAACGAGGAGCTCGGGCGCGACGACCGGCAGGTGGCGCTGCTGGTGGAGCGGCTGGTGCCCGAGCTGCAGCGCGTGCAGGACTTCGTGTGGCGGCGGCATCTGGCTGCCTTCGCCGGGCGCGCGCTGGCGTCGCCGGAGGAGGACCTCGAGGCGCGCACGGAGGTGGCGGGCTTCGTCGACATGGTCGGGTACACGCGGTTGACGAGGCGGATCGGCGAGGCGGAGCTGAGCGGGATCCTGGAGCGCTTCGAGGCCCTGGCGACGGAGGTCGTGGCCGAACACCGCGGCCGGATCGTGAAGATGATCGGCGACGAGGTGCTGTTCGTGGCCGACAGCCCGGTCGATGCCGCGGAGATAGCGCTGAGCCTGACGGAGCGGACCTCGGCGGACCCGGAGCTGCCGGAGGTGCGCGCGGGCCTGGCGGCGGGCCGGATCCTCAGCCGTTTCGGGGACGTCTACGGGTCGGTGGTCAACCTGGCCGCCCGCCTCACGTCGATCGCCCGCCCGGGCACGATCCTGGTGGACCGCGAACTGGCACGGGACCTGGCCTCCGCGCGGGGCTACTCGGTCCGCCCACGCCGCCCGGCCTCGGTGCGCGGCTATGCGAGGCTGCGCCCCTACGCCCTCCGCCGCGCTTGA
- a CDS encoding coiled-coil domain-containing protein — MSLGEERELVPLGAGFDLAKRGYDRHQVDEHLERLDGDLKMLAADRDAAITQAGDLARQLEQARGEIDNLRGQVERLGQPPTTVEGLSERLQRMLRLAQDEAADTRARAEAEAGHIRAKAEADASAMRARYEQLLSELDARRKEMETEHRNVLETARAEAEAITQKAKDECDRLGAEAEQRRTKVEEDFEIAMAARRKEAMRVLAEQEAASKADAERRVREATEEATAIRTTVAEEEKTTKAELERLRRESIEDANRRKQASITEANARLAEATDEAQRRVREATEEANKRINAAADRVEALRSLRAGIADQVKAARAVLAEASSVLGDGASGGEVPPDEHPTKPAAPRPAPGPAKANPNRAASKPTGE; from the coding sequence ATGAGCCTTGGCGAGGAACGGGAGCTTGTACCGCTGGGCGCCGGCTTCGACCTGGCGAAACGCGGTTACGACCGGCATCAGGTGGACGAGCACCTGGAACGGCTCGACGGCGACCTGAAGATGCTGGCCGCCGACCGCGACGCGGCCATCACGCAGGCGGGCGATCTGGCGCGCCAGCTGGAGCAGGCCCGCGGCGAGATCGACAACCTGCGTGGCCAGGTCGAACGGCTCGGCCAGCCGCCGACGACCGTCGAAGGCCTGTCCGAACGCCTGCAGCGCATGCTCCGGCTCGCTCAGGACGAGGCGGCCGACACCCGGGCGCGCGCGGAGGCCGAGGCGGGTCACATCCGGGCGAAGGCGGAGGCCGACGCGAGCGCCATGCGCGCGCGGTACGAGCAGCTGCTGTCCGAGCTCGACGCGCGGCGCAAGGAGATGGAGACCGAGCACCGCAACGTGCTCGAGACCGCCCGCGCCGAGGCCGAGGCGATCACCCAGAAGGCCAAGGACGAATGCGACCGCCTCGGCGCCGAGGCCGAGCAGCGGCGCACCAAGGTCGAAGAGGACTTCGAGATCGCCATGGCGGCGCGGCGCAAGGAGGCCATGCGCGTCCTCGCCGAGCAGGAGGCCGCCAGCAAGGCCGACGCGGAGCGCCGGGTCCGCGAGGCCACCGAGGAAGCGACCGCAATCCGCACGACGGTTGCCGAAGAGGAGAAGACGACCAAGGCGGAGCTCGAACGCCTTCGCCGCGAGTCGATCGAGGACGCCAACCGCCGCAAGCAGGCGTCGATCACCGAGGCCAACGCCCGGCTCGCCGAAGCGACCGACGAGGCCCAGCGCCGCGTCCGCGAGGCGACCGAGGAGGCCAACAAGCGGATCAACGCCGCTGCGGACCGCGTCGAGGCGTTGCGGTCGTTGCGGGCGGGCATCGCGGACCAGGTCAAGGCGGCGCGGGCAGTGCTCGCCGAGGCGAGCTCGGTGCTCGGCGACGGTGCTTCCGGGGGCGAGGTGCCGCCGGACGAACATCCCACGAAGCCGGCCGCGCCACGCCCGGCGCCGGGCCCGGCAAAAGCTAACCCGAACAGGGCTGCGAGCAAACCGACTGGCGAGTAA
- a CDS encoding IS630 family transposase, translated as MVAAALPMTDEQRADLSRVAASSRLPHRQVVQARALLWAADGVANEEIARRSGVDSDAVRRWRSRFAEAGVAGVGRIAQGRGRKPSLPAGTVEEVLHATAHDSPPGGATHWTTRTMAARVGIGKDSVARIWADHGLKPWKVDTFKISNDPQFEEKLVDVVGVYLRPPARAVVFSFDEKTQCQALDRTQPSLPMKRGRAQTMTHDYKRHGTIDLFAAMNIGTGEVLTELRKGHAGADVLRFFKQIDKTVPRGLGVHVVLDNLSAHTAPEVTKWLAHKDRRRWHLHVTPTSSSWLNVVERWFKELTDKRLRRGAFTSVDDLKQAITAWAEHWNTDPKPFVWKATAEDIITKVQRGRTTLHQIKTQTDH; from the coding sequence ATGGTTGCTGCGGCCTTGCCGATGACGGATGAGCAGCGTGCCGATCTGAGTCGGGTGGCGGCCTCGTCGAGGTTGCCGCACCGGCAGGTGGTGCAGGCGCGGGCGTTGTTGTGGGCGGCGGATGGTGTGGCCAACGAGGAGATCGCACGCCGGTCGGGTGTGGACTCTGATGCGGTGCGCCGCTGGCGGTCCCGGTTCGCGGAGGCCGGTGTCGCGGGTGTCGGGCGTATTGCCCAGGGGCGTGGACGCAAGCCCAGTCTGCCCGCCGGCACTGTGGAAGAGGTGCTGCACGCCACCGCGCATGACTCGCCTCCGGGTGGGGCCACGCACTGGACCACGCGCACGATGGCTGCCCGGGTCGGGATCGGCAAGGACTCGGTGGCGCGGATCTGGGCCGACCACGGCTTGAAACCGTGGAAGGTGGACACGTTCAAGATCAGTAATGATCCGCAGTTCGAAGAAAAGCTGGTCGATGTGGTCGGGGTGTATCTGCGGCCGCCGGCTCGTGCGGTGGTGTTCAGCTTCGACGAGAAAACACAGTGCCAGGCCCTGGATCGGACCCAGCCGTCGTTGCCGATGAAACGCGGTCGTGCGCAGACGATGACCCATGACTACAAGCGGCACGGCACGATCGACCTGTTCGCGGCGATGAACATCGGCACCGGCGAAGTCCTTACCGAGCTGCGCAAGGGCCATGCAGGCGCGGACGTGCTGCGGTTCTTTAAACAGATCGACAAGACCGTTCCGCGTGGGCTGGGCGTGCATGTGGTGCTGGACAACCTCTCCGCGCACACCGCACCCGAGGTCACGAAATGGCTGGCCCACAAGGACCGTCGGCGCTGGCATCTGCATGTCACCCCGACCTCCAGTTCCTGGCTGAACGTGGTCGAGCGATGGTTCAAAGAGTTGACCGACAAACGACTTCGGCGCGGCGCGTTCACCAGCGTTGACGACCTCAAACAGGCCATCACCGCCTGGGCGGAACACTGGAACACCGACCCCAAGCCATTCGTGTGGAAGGCAACCGCCGAAGACATCATCACCAAGGTCCAACGCGGCCGCACCACCCTCCACCAGATCAAAACCCAGACGGACCACTAG
- the ccrA gene encoding crotonyl-CoA carboxylase/reductase: MTQGTLKEIRDAILSGDLDAVGSLELPESYRGVTVHSDETGMFEGRATREKDPRESLHVDDVPLPELGPGEALVAVMASAINYNTVWTSIFEPVPTFKFLQRYGKLSPLSKRHDLPYHVVGSDAAGVVLRTGPGVHRWKAGDEVVAHCLNVELEAPDGHNDTMLDSEQRIWGFETNFGGLAEIALVKANQLMPKPRHLTWEEAACPGLVNSTAYRQLVSRNGADMKQGDVVLIWGASGGLGSYATQYALNGGAIPVCVVSSPEKAEICRKLGADLVIDRSAEGYRFWQDEQTQDPKEWQRFGAKIRELTGGEDPDIVFEHPGRETFGASVYAARRGGTIVTCASTSGYLHQYDNRYLWMNLKRIIGSHFANYRESWEANRLIAKGLIHPTLSKTYSLEETGQAALDVHRNAHQGKVGVLCLAPEEGLGVHDAELRERHLGGINAFRDA; this comes from the coding sequence ATGACGCAAGGGACGCTGAAGGAGATCCGGGACGCGATTCTGTCCGGCGATCTCGACGCGGTCGGGTCGCTCGAGCTGCCCGAGTCCTACCGGGGTGTGACGGTGCACTCCGACGAGACGGGCATGTTCGAGGGCAGGGCGACCCGCGAGAAGGACCCGCGCGAGTCGCTGCACGTCGACGACGTGCCACTGCCCGAGCTGGGCCCGGGCGAGGCACTGGTGGCGGTGATGGCCAGCGCCATCAACTACAACACCGTGTGGACCTCGATCTTCGAGCCGGTTCCCACGTTCAAGTTCCTGCAGCGCTACGGCAAGCTCTCGCCGCTGTCGAAGCGGCATGACCTGCCCTACCACGTGGTCGGCTCCGACGCCGCCGGCGTCGTGCTGCGCACCGGGCCCGGCGTGCACCGCTGGAAGGCCGGCGACGAGGTCGTCGCGCACTGCCTCAACGTCGAGCTCGAAGCGCCCGACGGGCACAACGACACGATGCTCGACTCCGAGCAGCGCATCTGGGGCTTCGAGACGAACTTCGGCGGCCTCGCCGAGATCGCGCTGGTCAAGGCGAACCAGCTGATGCCGAAGCCGCGGCACCTGACCTGGGAGGAAGCGGCCTGCCCCGGCCTGGTCAACTCGACCGCGTACCGGCAGCTGGTGTCGCGCAACGGGGCCGACATGAAGCAGGGCGACGTCGTGCTGATCTGGGGCGCCTCCGGTGGCCTGGGCTCGTACGCGACCCAGTACGCGCTCAACGGCGGCGCGATCCCGGTGTGCGTCGTGTCGAGCCCGGAGAAGGCGGAGATCTGCCGCAAGCTCGGCGCAGACCTCGTCATCGACCGGAGCGCGGAGGGTTACCGGTTCTGGCAGGACGAGCAGACCCAGGACCCGAAGGAGTGGCAGCGGTTCGGCGCGAAGATCCGCGAGCTGACCGGCGGTGAGGACCCGGACATCGTGTTCGAGCACCCGGGCCGCGAGACGTTCGGCGCGTCGGTCTACGCCGCGCGACGGGGCGGCACCATCGTCACCTGCGCGTCCACGTCGGGCTACCTGCACCAGTACGACAACCGGTACCTCTGGATGAACCTCAAGCGGATCATCGGCTCGCACTTCGCGAACTACCGCGAGTCCTGGGAGGCGAACCGGCTGATCGCGAAGGGGCTGATCCACCCGACGCTGTCGAAGACCTACAGCCTGGAGGAAACCGGGCAGGCGGCGCTGGACGTGCACCGCAACGCCCATCAGGGCAAGGTCGGCGTGCTGTGCCTGGCGCCGGAGGAAGGCCTCGGCGTGCACGACGCCGAACTGCGCGAACGGCACCTCGGCGGCATCAACGCGTTCCGCGACGCGTAG
- a CDS encoding TetR/AcrR family transcriptional regulator, protein MSKEEPPARERILAAAEELFAESGFDATPTSRIAERASVPKGLVHYYFRRKADLLGALIKRLPDEQIDPALVVVPGDIAESLRRLVSELDARLARSRMLSHLLWREADTHRAVRDALHDRFQVLVRQVRAVILAAGEGGVAVADVDSAAGLLALAVSYRHSVARHEDQPPGLMERELNFIADALMARPAT, encoded by the coding sequence CTGAGCAAGGAAGAACCCCCGGCGAGGGAGCGCATTCTCGCCGCGGCCGAGGAGCTGTTCGCCGAATCGGGTTTCGACGCCACGCCGACCTCGCGCATCGCGGAACGCGCGAGCGTGCCGAAAGGTCTGGTGCACTACTACTTCCGGCGCAAGGCCGACCTGCTGGGCGCGCTGATCAAACGCCTGCCCGACGAGCAGATCGACCCGGCGCTGGTGGTGGTGCCGGGGGACATCGCGGAGAGCTTGCGGCGTCTGGTCTCCGAGCTGGACGCCCGGCTCGCCCGCTCACGCATGCTGTCGCACCTGCTCTGGCGCGAGGCCGACACGCACCGCGCGGTGCGCGACGCGCTGCACGACCGGTTCCAGGTGCTGGTGCGGCAGGTGCGGGCGGTGATCCTCGCCGCGGGCGAGGGCGGGGTCGCCGTCGCTGACGTCGACAGCGCCGCCGGGCTGCTCGCACTCGCCGTGAGCTACCGCCATTCGGTCGCGCGGCACGAGGACCAGCCGCCGGGCCTGATGGAGCGCGAGCTGAACTTCATCGCGGACGCGCTGATGGCGCGCCCGGCTACTTAG
- the meaB gene encoding methylmalonyl Co-A mutase-associated GTPase MeaB, whose protein sequence is MPPLKVAELVDRAREGQPRAVAKLISLVEDAHPRLREVAAALTPHTGHARVIGLTGPPGVGKSTSTSMLLSALRKEGKRVGVLAIDPSSPFSGGALLGDRIRMTEHATDPGVFIRSMATRGHLGGLAWATPQAVRVLDAAGFDVVLIETVGVGQSEVDVVKLADTTVVLLAPGMGDGIQAAKAGVLEIADVFVVNKADRDGAETVVRDLKQMISMARREVRGESWRQPIVSTVASRGEGADELVRALAEHHDWLGGHGELVRRRVHRAASEVEAIALRRLRAELADTRGGGHLNELAEKVVDRTLDPYAAADALLDQLRSGQ, encoded by the coding sequence ATGCCGCCGTTGAAAGTCGCCGAGCTGGTCGACCGCGCACGAGAGGGCCAACCGCGCGCTGTCGCCAAGCTGATCTCCCTGGTCGAGGACGCTCATCCGCGCCTGCGTGAGGTGGCGGCCGCGCTGACCCCGCACACCGGGCACGCCCGGGTGATCGGGCTGACCGGGCCGCCGGGAGTCGGCAAGTCGACCTCGACGTCGATGCTGCTCTCCGCGCTGCGCAAGGAGGGCAAGCGGGTCGGGGTGCTCGCGATCGACCCGTCGTCGCCGTTCTCGGGCGGCGCGCTGCTCGGTGACCGCATCCGGATGACCGAGCACGCCACCGACCCCGGTGTGTTCATCCGCTCGATGGCCACCCGCGGCCACCTCGGCGGGCTCGCCTGGGCCACACCGCAGGCCGTCCGGGTGCTCGACGCGGCCGGGTTCGACGTGGTGCTCATCGAGACCGTCGGGGTCGGACAGTCCGAAGTGGACGTCGTGAAGCTCGCCGACACCACCGTGGTGCTGCTCGCGCCGGGGATGGGCGACGGCATCCAGGCGGCGAAGGCCGGGGTGCTGGAGATCGCGGACGTGTTCGTCGTGAACAAGGCCGACCGCGACGGCGCCGAGACCGTCGTCCGGGACCTGAAGCAGATGATCTCGATGGCCCGGCGGGAGGTCCGCGGCGAGAGCTGGCGGCAGCCGATCGTGTCGACCGTGGCTTCCCGCGGCGAGGGGGCGGACGAGCTGGTGCGCGCGCTCGCCGAGCACCACGACTGGCTCGGCGGGCACGGCGAGCTCGTGCGGCGGCGGGTGCACCGCGCGGCGAGCGAGGTGGAGGCGATCGCGTTGCGGCGGTTGCGGGCCGAACTCGCGGACACCCGCGGCGGTGGTCACCTGAACGAGCTGGCCGAAAAGGTCGTGGACCGGACGCTGGACCCCTATGCGGCGGCCGATGCGCTGCTCGATCAGCTCCGGTCCGGACAATAG